The sequence below is a genomic window from Ostrinia nubilalis chromosome Z, ilOstNubi1.1, whole genome shotgun sequence.
tagccagtgagagcaaaagtcgaaataaaattggtaagtatcttttaatggataatttttttgtcagctgtaaaatgaagcagatttttatataatttgatagactatcATAAAAATTAGACGGGATAGCtatgtttaattcgatttttagcgttattatattttttaggcatgtatttaaattatctttttaaattagcaaaaactaaatggtcatctattttaatgattgatcctctttctttgagacataaaataaacgaaatcgatcgatattttaacctcttttgaactacgcaaaaaaaaattgagatgtaaaaattatatctgatcgttacttgttggtcctcaaaaataaaagaaatgagcaccaaatattcaatattgtgatacttttttaaataattcgatttgtataaattattttttgtctttatcaaataatcttcaaaataattatgttatggtacttatttttattaagttgtagtcaaaagatggaaactatttaaaggcacttgatattcaaagatttttttaattaaaaaagcatacttaacacgttcacactgcgttatcgggtcgaattgaccttaggtgctggatgcgttggtgtGGGATggatatgttacggctaaagataggtgtgagcataaacttaagattagccggctaaacttaagtttatcttcgacgatgtgttaatgttagtttcttctatctttagccggctaaacttaagtgtaaccgcaggcccttggctaaaaatgtagaaggaaatggaaaaggaaacaatgtaataatgtttactattaatgacacgaaaactttattaaaaaataatgggacaatattatttgatcctctaaaaactaattgatcatttttgtatgtgcacttttaaaaataaatgatgtattttattatattttatctttatattaattattgggtctatattagttgatctacggataaattatgaatgatcttcatttaaggtaacataatatttatgattaacatactcttttaatatttggtaaacaaaaataatatttgatcctcttttttagtaattgatctttaattttgttaatttgatgatttttatatcaagtttgccttttaatattgatcacctaataaatacatttcgatctatgtataacttaactttaaaatatatttgatctaactaaaaatattattggttaatatttttaattaaaaaatatcttttaatttacgcggtactttgtggttgagtgacaatcgtccgtcattggtactgagttggccaagggcttagcggccaataagcaagcagaaaaaaaaaaagaatggtacattgccatgtttatttaaattacaagctttgcttagtttgggactagaggcgctatgtaaaataatttcttacttctgtcatccctgaacccgacatcataatttttacctctttatttttttttcaaatcgcaaggttgattttctcttagtataccgatctcgaccgtgatcagtgaccataaagtcatctgtcaacgggtcgattagacacgataaaagcactaaacgatatttgtttacttttagtgcgacatcgggtcgtaaggacctgataagtttttttttccaaatatttactgtgtttgacgaaacaattgcaaaacaataatatgtatctttcgtactactgaaaagaccgaatatatccatcccgcaccaacgcatccagcacctaaggtcaattcgacccgataacgcagtgtgaacgtgttaagtatgcttttttaataaaaaataaatctttgaacatcaagtgcctttaaatagtttccatcctttgactacaacttaataaaaataagtaccataacatcattattttgaagattatttgatatagactGTTAGGGTCTTACTAGACGTTAGATATAAATTAAAGGCGGACTGTATTTCATAGGTGtaatgattataaatatatcgcTAGTTCGCGCCTACGTGGGAGGGCCGCGTCTGACACCGGTGACGGTCGTGAGGCTGAGTGGGCGTCGGGCACGTACGGAGTGTGCCGGCGCCTCGCGCGGAGCCGATGATGGCCGATCGATCTCGATGAAGCCCGAGGACTCGAGAAGCGCCAACATACTCCCCGGGTTGAAGAGTCATCTTCTTCAATGAAGTGGAAGCGGGCAGATGCAGTTGAAGGCTCGACGTATGGTCCCCCTCTTGGTCTTCAATTCGGCCACCCTGGTGATGCCATCCACGCCTGGATAGGTCTTCACGACCCGCCCTAGTGACCAGAGCAGTGGCGGGGTCTTCTCCTTGATGAGCACCAGCTGTCCAGGCTTGACCTCGCCTGTGGATGCCAACCATTTCGTCTTGGTCTGTAGCAGAGAGACATACTCGTTATGAAACCGTCGCCAGAAGTGTTGCTGAACGTGTTGGATGCGTTTCCATCGATCCAGACGGGTGATAGTGACGTCAGCCACATGAGGGTGAGGTACAGTCAGCAATGGTCGCCCAATTAGGAAATGGGAAGGTGTAAGAGCCGAAAAATCGTTAGGGTCAGAAGAAAGAGAGGTAAGAGGTCGTGAATTGAGGACGGCCTCGATTTTACAAAGGCAAGTTGTCATTTCCTCGAATGTGAAATGAGTGAGATGCAATAATCTTTTTAAATGATGCTTACATGATTTGACTGCAGCTTCGGCCAATGAATTAAAATGGGGTGTGTAGGGAggagtaaaaataaattcaatgccTTCCTGGGCTATATGAGATGCAAGATTATTACTCGAAAGGAACCTTTGAAGATCATTCGATGCACCGACAAAGTTAGTGCCATTATCGGACGTGATGCTTTGAGGCTTGCCTCGCCGCGCCACGAACCGATTCAGAGCAGCCATGTAAGCTTCGGTGGTGAGGTCCGTAACAAGCTCCAAATGTACAGCCTTCACTGCAGAACAAACAAAAATGCACAGATAAGATTTCAACAACTTACAACCACGTCCCTTTCGATCGGCTATCAAAACTGGGCCAGCATAGTCAACATTACAGTTTTGAAATGGAAAATCTAATTGTGTTCTATTAAGAGGTAGCTGTCCCATTACAGGTTGTACATTTTGAGCTCTATGTCTGTAACAAATTACACATTTGTTAACAACATGCTTTGAAAGATTTCTGCCTTTAAGAGGCCAATAGGTTTGGCGAACGCTAGCCAAAAGTAATTGAGGGCCGGCATGTAAAAGTTTTATATGTTGCATTTGAAAGATAAGTTTAGTGATGTAATGAGAGCCACATAATAAGATTGGATGTTTTAAATTATAGTCGTAGGGGGAATTATCAAGCCTCCCGCCTACGCGAATAAGACCATTGTTATCTaaaaatggtgataatggaattaatttatttttgtgtggCAATGTCTTCTTGGACTGTAATAATTTGTATTCGTTAGGAAACATTTGAAGTTGAGCACAATGtaaaattgagaatgttactaggtatgcaaaatcacttgaaacctatgttacagttaagcttttacatttacaaatacattagtttttatttcattcaaaaatacccagtagttatgattttataggcattcaaagttcgcttaaataatgagtcccgccgacggtcacgtgaccccgtgtgacgtacattcacagcgtccgctcactagaaaacggatataaacatacttaaataatttttttttgtaaatacaaacttattatacatattaacacccagacccatcacagaaattaaaattgaaccaaacccaaacttgatgcgattgtgtcgttttattgcgaattaccttccagctccatcattagaccccgattactatatagaattaaaatactcatcaatacaaaacgaacgagcccaaactcgatgcatttaagtcgttttattatagagttcctatggccaccttccagctccatcatcagatcagctccatgtcatcataatattgcatggtcatccaaatcacatgtgtttgcgaaatttcagcttaatcggttgcctggaagtgggtcttaattcagtttgcaagattccacccatacaaatatgagccagtcgttgtaatatgacgtcacgcgcataaaatggcgggccggccgccgcccgcacttttaaaattcaatatcttggaaactaattgacgtatcgaaataattatttcacgtgtattttttatttttaacagagaatacagaaagctaaaaaacaaaattagtgaacattcttcattaagtCATGAGaactttttatttcaaataaagaGAGATTGCCAcaccttttattatttatgtttttaaggtTATGAACAAATCTACACAAATAGGCTACAACTCGCTGTAACTTAGTAAAGCTTGAGTATTGCGATATTAAAGATTGAATAATTGTTATGTCAATGTTATTGGTTAAGAAAGCGCTACTACGACTACAAGCATTATCTACAGCATCACTACTGCTAATGATGTGAGAAGCTACTTCAGGTAGATCACGCTTCACGACATTAGGCATGACGGGCCATTCATTTTCACTCTGTGTTAAAAATGAAGGTCCAGACCACCATAGACGGGTGTCGCCAATGACGTCAGCTCTTAGGCCCCGTGAAACGAGATCTGCCGGGTTGTCCTTTGACGGCACGTAGCTCCAGGTATGACCACAAGTACTCTCCTGAATTTCGTTGACTCTATTTCGCACAAAGGGTTTTAATTGAGTAGATGGAGTTGACAGCCAACCTAAAACTATTGTGGAGTCACACCAAAATCTACATTTGTCTATGTGCAAAGTAAGCGAGTTAACTACTTTTGTACACAGTCTTGCACCTAACAACGCACCACAGAGTTCAAGTCTAGGTATGGTGGTGGGTTTTATGGGAGCTATGCGGTTTCTAGACGCCACAAGTTGAACATGCACCGAGTTTGAGCCAGGGTTGTAAGATCGAATGTACAGGCAAGCTCCATAGGCCTTCTCGGATGCATCTGTGAAAACATGGACCTCGTAAATAGACGATTCCTCACAGGAAATCCAGCGTGGGATGTTAAGCTTGTTAAGAAAAGATAAAGTACTTTCAAACAAAAACCATAAGTCCCTAATTTCAAGTGAAACCGTGTCATCCCAATCGTACTTTTCTAGCCACAAACGTTGCATAATGATTTTTGCTTCGACGACACATGGTCCCACAAGTCCCAGGGGATCAAAAATTTGGCTTATTACCGAAAGAATGTGacgttttgttataattttagaatgttctatATGAATTGAAAAGGTTAAGTTGTCTGTATTACAAATCCAATGAAGACCTAAAGTTTTAGACTGACAGTTGCCTTGGCCCTGCTCTGAAAAGTCAATAGAATTATTTGGCTCACCAGAATGCGCGCCACTAATTTGAGACAAAATTTCGGGAGAATTTGATTTCCATTTACGTAGATGAAGTTGGGCTGAAGACAGTACCGATGCTACTTGTTTAGCAACATCGATAGTTTCTGAAATTGAACTAGCAGAATGGAGGAAGTCATCTACGTAAAAATCACGTTGTATAGCGGATTTAACGTGACTGTCTTCTAAATTGTCCGCGAGGCTCACTAGACATTTGGTGGCCAAATATGGCGAAGAAGCAGTACCATAAGTTACTGTATTTAAAGTGTAGGTTTTAAGAGGTTCCTTTGTGTCGAACCGAAATATGATTTTTTGTAAGGGTCGTTGGATGGGATTTAATTCTATCGCTCTGTACATTTTCTCTACGTCGCCCGAAATCACGTACCTATGTTGGCGAAAGCGTATTAAAATGGAGAATAGATCATCCTGAACGACAGGCCCTACCATTTGGAGGTCATTAAGAGACACTCCTGAAGAAGTGGGAGCTGAAGCGTCGAAAACTACGCGAAGCTTAGTAGTGGAACTAGACTCCCTAATAACGCCGTGATgtggaataaaataatttccctTAGAGCTGTTAGGCATAGAGGCGCAATCATTGTCTAATGTCATGTGACCTAGTGATTCATACTCGTGCATGAATTCAAAATATCGATCTCTGAAGATGGGATCGCGGTGAAAACGTCGTTCTAACGACAAGAACCTACATTTAGCGTTTTCGTAAGAGAGTCCCAGTAAACTTGGATCTTGTTTCAGTGGCATAGAGACGACAAAACGACCGTCGTCCTTGCGGAAGGTTGTctcaaaaaaatgtttctcacATGCTCTTTCTTCTAAAGATTGTGAGTGATTAGGTGAGACATGATCAAGTTCCCAAAATTGAGATAGGTCAGGAGTAGGGGCTAAACTTGTGTGGTTACAGGACTGAAAAATAGTGCTATTCTTTTGGCATGATACGCTTCCTGAAACCAACCAGCCAAACTTTGTTTCACACAATTTGGGGAGATTTTTACCTAAATCAATGAAATTGGAACCTAAGACATTCCAAAAGACTTCCGCGCCTACCAGGATGTCGATGACCGACGGAATATTGAAATTCGGGTCAGCTAACTGAAGACCTGGGGGGATAGGTACGTGATTTATGTTCACGAAAGAAGAGGGTAGAACATTAGAGATCTCAGGCAAGACATGACACACTATATCTAGATTGTAGGCACAGCATAAAGACTCGATTGTGAGGTTACAAGACTGTGTACTTGAAGAGATATGGTTGTTAATACCTGTGACCTTTGTTCTCGTGCCGCATCGTGACAAACCCAACTTGTCACACAAGCGTTGCGTTACGAAGTTGGCTGTACTACCGTTGTCCAGTAGTAGCCGGGCAGTGTACTTCTCGCCCGAAGTGTTCAAGACGTTCACCAATGTTGTGGACAGTAAAACATGGGAAGAAGTAGCAATCTGCAAGGAAGTAGCTGCGGAGGTAACATTGTCAATAGCAGAAGGCAAAGGATTAATAAAAGGTACTAAATTTTGTGATTCCAAATGTAAAAGAGTGTTGTGTTTAGTTTTACAATATTTGCAATGAGTGAGCTTGCATTGCTTAGCAAAATGACCAGGGCGTAAGCAGTTAAGACAAACTTTAAAATCCTTTGCTTTTTGTATACGGTTCTCAATAGACAAAGCTCTAAAAGATTCACACGAAAATAGTAAATGGCGTTGGGAGCAAAGCGGACAagttaaaaagttttgtttactattattataactgttattattatttgattttttattttgttgtgtttgtttatttaagtttgTATGATCATTATTTAAGGCaaccaatatattattattagatgagtTATGATTTGTTTCAATTGATTCCAATAAGTCCGCTTTCCTTCCtataaaagtacaaaattgATGTAAAGTGGGTTCAATAGACAACTCATTGCGATACTCTTCCCAGTGGCGACTTGTTGTTATGTCCAACTTTTTagccaatataaaaataagaagAGTATGCCAATGTTCAGTAGGTTGTTTTAATGTTGTAAGAGCTctaatgtttttattgattACATCAACTAAGTTTCTAAGAGAAGTACTGGACTCCCTCAATACGGGCTCAACATCAAATATTGCCTGCAAATGATTGTCTATAAGAAGGCGATTGTTATTAAAACGTTCGCATAATAAGTCCCATGCCACATTGTAGTTATCGCcggtaaaatcaatattttttataattaaggcTGCATTTCCTTGGAGTGAAGCTCGcaaataatgaaatttgttAATATTGTCTATGCTATTATTATCATGAATTAACGAAATAAATGTGTCTCTAAACTCGAGCCAGTATTGATAGTTCCCATCGAAGCTAGGTAGATTGATTTTGGGTAATCGAACAAAGTTATTATTGAATTGTGCATTAGTGTTATCGTGTTTGGAGTCTGATACGGAACCTTTGGAAGAAACCCCAAGCAGAGAGCGTGCGAGGGCCACCTGGCTGAAGTACTGGCGCTCGAAGTCCTCGCGCTCCTCGAGCAGGTCCTCGGGGTCCTCCTCGAGCATCTCGATCTCGCTCTGCAATGCATCGAATTCAGTGTACATAACATTGAATCTACTAAAGCGTTCCTCGAGGTCTAAACGTTGCAATTCTGAAATTTTGGATCCagtgtttaataaatttaaataattgctAAAGATTGTGAGCTTACACTTATAAGTGCTTCGTTTTTTAAGTAAAGATTTTATGTCAGCCATTTTGATTTGAGCAAGCACGTGTAAAGTTTAATGAAAGAAAAGGAAATTATGCGTAATAAAAGAAATGAATAGCGCGCAAACAGCTGATTGATGCAGTCAATGCAGTTTAGTGCGATTACGTAAGGAAGGCGGGTCCCGTTAGGGTTATTGACCGCGTGTACGTAAACACGAGCTGGCAAAAAAATACGCAAAGAAAGAGACAGATAGTAGGTTTGCGGGCTGATAAAGTGAGAAGCAAGACGATGAATGAGAAAATATGAATTAAGTTGGCAAATAGGAACAATTTTCggcaaagttgaaaaaaaatagacaaataGGGAAGCGACTAATTGGAACGACTCACGCATGAACTGTATACTCCCCAACAAAAGGTGACATCAGCTCCAGGATCCTCTTCCACGCGGCTAAGGTGACGACGGTTCCACGTTGTTCCGGTCAAAGTCCACGACGAACGGTGACACGCAGTTGTACAGCGATCACTCAGGAACCAGACGAGTAgacggctcgaaggaccaatgttagggtcttactagacgttagatataaattaaaggcggactgtatttcataggtgtaatgattataaatatatcgcTAGTTCGCGCCTACGTGGGAGGGCCGCGTCTGACACCGGTGACGGTCGTGAGGCTGAGTGGGCGTCGGGCACGTACGGAGTGTGCCGGCGCCTCGCGCGGAGCCGATGATGGCCGATCGATCTCGATGAAGCCCGAGGACTCGAGAAGCGCCaacagacaaaaaataatttatacaaatcagATAACaaacgatcagatataatttttacatctcaataattttttgcgtagttcaaaagagattaaaatatcgatcgatttcatttattttatgtctcaaagaaagaggatcaatcattaaaatagatgaccatttagatttttttaattgccgtttttgctaatttaaaaagatcatttaaatacatgccaaaaataatcactttcattacacatacttttatgtacctatgtaggcattcaaaattactattattataataacaaaatattaattacttaaaaaaatatctacctcatcattaaaataaaataataaggaaccatttggtcattagaaaatcttctgtaggtatttaaaattacaaaatgcgcgttgtctccccaccgccccctcaagccctctGCCCGTCTGGCGCGCCcttcgaatacatttttagccgttttgttttggctaatgtgcacattagccgactaaagatggaatatcacgacgcaaactaacatgttatcgaactttagctgcttctcgaagataaacttaagtttagccggctaatcttaagtttatgttcacacctatctttagccgtaaaagatatattcggtcttttcagtagtacgaaagacaaatattgttttgcaattgtttcgtcaaacacagtaaatatttgaaaaaaaaaacttatcagatccttacgacccgatgtcgcactaaaagtaaacaaatatcgtttagtgcttttatcgtgtctaatcactgatcacggtcgagatcggtatactaagagaatatcaaccttgcgatttgaaaaaaataaagaggtaaaaattatgatgtcgggttcagggatgtcagaagtaagaaattattttacatagcgcctctagtcccaaactaagcaaagcttgtaatttatacaaacatggcaatgtaccattctgcttgcttattggccgctaagcccttggccaactcagtaacca
It includes:
- the LOC135086861 gene encoding uncharacterized protein LOC135086861 isoform X4; this encodes MADIKSLLKKRSTYKCKLTIFSNYLNLLNTGSKISELQRLDLEERFSRFNVMYTEFDALQSEIEMLEEDPEDLLEEREDFERQYFSQVALARSLLGVSSKDQDEMVGIHRRGQAWTAGAHQGEDPATALVTRAGREDLSRRGWHHQGGRIEDQEGDHTSSLQLHLPASTSLKKMTLQPGEYVGASRVLGLHRDRSAIIGSARGAGTLRTCPTPTQPHDRHRCQTRPSHVGAN
- the LOC135086861 gene encoding uncharacterized protein LOC135086861 isoform X1, yielding MAALNRFVARRGKPQSITSDNGTNFVGASNDLQRFLSNQDEMVGIHRRGQAWTAGAHQGEDPATALVTRAGREDLSRRGWHHQGGRIEDQEGDHTSSLQLHLPASTSLKKMTLQPGEYVGASRVLGLHRDRSAIIGSARGAGTLRTCPTPTQPHDRHRCQTRPSHVGAN
- the LOC135086861 gene encoding uncharacterized protein LOC135086861 isoform X2; translation: MADIKSLLKKRSTYKCKLTIFSNYLNLLNTGSKISELQRLDLEERFSRFNVMYTEFDALQSEIEMLEEDPEDLLEEREDFERQYFSQVALARSLLGVSSKVKAVHLELVTDLTTEAYMAALNRFVARRGKPQSITSDNGTNFVGASNDLQRFLSSNNLASHIAQEGIEFIFTPPYTPHFNSLAEAAVKSCKHHLKRLLHLTHFTFEEMTTCLCKIEAVLNSRPLTSLSSDPNDFSALTPSHFLIGRPLLTVPHPHVADVTITRLDRWKRIQHVQQHFWRRFHNEYVSLLQTKTKWLASTGEVKPGQLVLIKEKTPPLLWSLGRVVKTYPGVDGITRVAELKTKRGTIRRAFNCICPLPLH
- the LOC135086861 gene encoding uncharacterized protein LOC135086861 isoform X3; the protein is MRHENKGHRHRAQNVQPVMGQLPLNRTQLDFPFQNCNVDYAGPVLIADRKGRGCKLLKSYLCIFVCSAVKAVHLELVTDLTTEAYMAALNRFVARRGKPQSITSDNGTNFVGASNDLQRFLSSNNLASHIAQEGIEFIFTPPYTPHFNSLAEAAVKSCKHHLKRLLHLTHFTFEEMTTCLCKIEAVLNSRPLTSLSSDPNDFSALTPSHFLIGRPLLTVPHPHVADVTITRLDRWKRIQHVQQHFWRRFHNEYVSLLQTKTKWLASTGEVKPGQLVLIKEKTPPLLWSLGRVVKTYPGVDGITRVAELKTKRGTIRRAFNCICPLPLH